The Plasmodium relictum strain SGS1 genome assembly, chromosome: 4 region tttatattatccttcacgtaaaaaaaaaaaaaaaaaaaaatacttatatatatttaaaatatgcattctaaaaaattaatttttttcaaaaaattgtAGAAACATAAATTATATGCTTTTATGAGATGTATTCCctattgaaaataataaaaaatcattattttatattttattttatttttttttatttttgctcttgtttttaaatatttatatgttcatatatttcaatttaaaactcatttaaatttttagaatatacattcaaaaaatatttgtttttcttctagaataaaaataaaaattttttcttttttgtcaTTTTGGTTTACATCTTTTATGACTATATGGTGTCatataaaatgttttttaaaaaatcctGGAATTTTAAGTCAATCAggtttaataattttttatttcaaatatgctttttttaatattatattatttatttatcctttctttacatatttattttgtcttaatttttttttttttccccctTTTTTTTAACTGGTAGAAGTcttagaagaaaatatatatgagtgtaacaataaaatagaaatgtGTAAAAGATGTaatttactaaaaataaaaagatctCATCATTGTTCAATTTGCAATAAATgcataataaaaatggatCATCattgtaaaattataaaaaaatatataatttatacaatattgataaaaaaaagaaagaaaataacttaattactttaatatttatatccttttttacatttacctataccttttttatattaatcaTATAGGCATATGGATAAACAATTGTGTTGGTTTATAtaatcaaaaatattttattcttctaaattttgtatatatataaaaaaaaaaaaaaaaaaaattatttatataataaaaatatacatatggAGGAATATAGAATatcattttataattttttatttttttgaagtaTTCTTTATTAATGTGCTTGAATTGCggttttataattatttataaaattataacatGCATTAAAATccaatataatttaaaaagagaaattgTAACTCTGAAAATAGTAAATAAATCTttgtttaaattttatttcattttatttttttttttttttcttcagtGTGTAATGTCAAAATTGGACATTTTCCTAATTTTGGTAAGAAATATAAAGGAAAAGGAATTACATATTGTTTATTaattatcatatttattGTAATTATTTGATATGATTAAATATtggatttattttatattaatttttatttttattttagataAATACATTTTGCTCCCTTATATTTGGGATGCTAGCTTTTGTTATGCTCGTTGATCAATACTGTGCAATTAAAACAAATACAACtggttttttttaatttgaaaaaatatataattataaaaaaagaaaaatatatatatgaaatatgattttatctttattaaatatataaatataaagaaaaaaaaaatttatattttttaaaaactataattatataattataatatttttaaatactgATTTAGGTgtagaatttttaaaaaaagaaagaggGGAAATAAAATCATTTAGTAAATTAATTATAGAAGTTTTCGGACACCCATTTTCTTATATATGGTATAATAAagagaaaacaaaaaaaaatatatatatttataaatgccaaatttaaataattttaacgttttattcttattaatacaattttattttaggTTTCTACCAATtgataaaaagaaagaaaaaaagaaaaatttcaaTAAATAAGCAATTTaatcataaaatatataaatacttcTAACTTAAAATGAATATtctttcaataaaaaaaaaaaaaaatataataaaataaaataaatatttacaataaaattttttttttttatcatttaatacatctattatttccttttattattttctcttatttatttgttttaattattaatttatcttttattatttcttatagtttttaatcataaaatttttatttttaataatcttTTCTTTATCATTGTCATTTGTCTCAAAAATATGCAcatatttgttatttttttgtagttttttattcttttacttttttttttgttaatttttttttaatttatccttttaaatattatgtaaaAGATTCTTTTCagaattttgttatttttttatagaaaagtATTTCAcagaatacaaaaaaaaaaaaaaaaaagaaaaagaaaagaaaaagaaataaaatagaaaataaatgaatatttttcgtattcaaataataatataaagttatttgaatatataggaacatgatatatatatatataaagaaataaagttttgaaaaataagagatatataaatataaattaatttttcaaataataagatgaaataaatacctatatttatatagttaatgaaaatgatttaGAATTACAAACttcaataatataaaaatattttatcattagtattataatttgttttattattctattattattatttaattataattttttattaattattactattttattatgttcaagttttttgtaaattaaaattatataaaaaatgtttcaTTAGTTTCTGCTTTTACATATTAATTatcacatttttttataagcaTTTCGTTTCACTTCTTTTCTTATTcatttatcattttatttttataaataataaattcttATCTTCTTTATTCTTCTTAAATAAAACATGATactaatgttttttttataagcaTTAGACTTTGGCTTCTTCATTGTcatttaactttttatatttattttaaaccttcttataattttgttaattgttttttttaaagtattatCTAtgattattcttattttatttatttactattctttttttttaaatatttggcatactatatatattaatattataaacagttaaaatatattttttttctttatttcctttatttcctttttttttatttttatttttaaaatgaaatatgtCATAAGAAAATGCACAAGTTAAAGAATAATGAAAGTGATATAAACTCAGATGATTGCAATGAAACAGCTGAAGAATGTATGTATATCTTTAGtccttcaaaaaaaaaaaaaactgatacttttaatgatttaaaaaaaaatgaagaatctTATACTAAAATGAAGTATGAAAAGAAATCATTCAGCAATTTAACTGATAACAATAAgaata contains the following coding sequences:
- the DHHC11 gene encoding palmitoyltransferase, putative produces the protein MKQSIRKIFFTLYKSFYILLTYALILQSIYLCSKFILSFTIKIKIFSFLSFWFTSFMTIWCHIKCFLKNPGILSQSEVLEENIYECNNKIEMCKRCNLLKIKRSHHCSICNKCIIKMDHHCIWINNCVGLYNQKYFILLNFYSLLMCLNCGFIIIYKIITCIKIQYNLKREICVMSKLDIFLILINTFCSLIFGMLAFVMLVDQYCAIKTNTTGVEFLKKERGEIKSFSKLIIEVFGHPFSYIWFLPIDKKKEKKKNFNK